The Clarias gariepinus isolate MV-2021 ecotype Netherlands chromosome 3, CGAR_prim_01v2, whole genome shotgun sequence DNA window aggcaactaattattttatcttatagTGACAAGTTTAGATTATTTTAACTTCAAAATATTGTAGATAATATACACACACCCTTCAAAATATTCTCCACATAGATGTTTTGGTGCAAATAAATTATCATTGATACTGACAGAAACACTCAAAGATGACCAGTATGGCATTGTTTCAACAACTCTATATAACACGATTGCATTTATATCCATCCACACATGCACTAACTTTAaaccaagatcttgtattgattgTGGAAGAGTTAAACTACTCTTtttcagcacatcccaaagactttTAGTGTGGGTTATTCCTATATAAAAAGGATTCCTTATGCTCGGATGACCTCTCTTTTAGTCTTGGAATCCTGAAATGTTGCTGTGCCatcaaggaaggaaaaaaatatgtgataacctggtcatttagtacatttaaggtagtcagctgacttaattttattgccatgtAATGTTACTGAACCTAGACctaagcaactgaagcaaccccagatcataacactgtgcTTTCCTTCTAACCATGACACACCAATCGCTcaggaatagggtcaatctagcctcatcagaccacattttcaattgctccaaagtcctAAAATCTTTAAGTTTCCTAGCAAATGTATTCccttttctgattagtctcactaacaattaattttcttacttacagtattttcactattaaacatagctcagatttttttaaaacctttttaccatgcaattgcatgaagtgtttaagtgatttctgaTTGCAATCTTTTTCTGATAACATTTTTTATGTGAAGTTGCTAATTCAGCTCTATCaattaacccaattccagtattTTCAGCAATCTCTACTACGTTTCTTTGATGCAGGTCAATAATTTTACCCTTCCAAAACAGAGTATATTCCACAACCATGTTACCGACATGGTGTTTAAGCTATTCACTGCATCACTTAgggtttaaaaaattgtttgtcaaatgaaacatattaatcactgcagtaattaaccAATGAAAGGCTCTTAAATGTGTCAGACAAAGTCAAATGGTGAGGTTGTTTTTTGAGGGGaagacagttagtgtaattccATGTTTATCAAGacacatgttttgttttgacaagtaatttaattttacttgaTGTTCAGGATCAACATCCTATAAAGATTGCTACCACATTAATGTCAATTTCCGCAGATTTTCTGTCAGTCGCTAAAATTCTGACAAAAAGCAAGAACTGGTGGGGCTGAACTGATTGAAGTTGATGTGTGGACCCTTTAACAATTTTATTGCCTATTCCTCTGCCTTCTTTATTGCGTCACTCATTAAAGAGACCAAACGTCACTGGTTCATGGAGGATTGATTTTGTTGCTTTCATGAATGAAATGTACTGTTTACCAAGCTGTAATGAACATCtaatggaagaagaaaaaattaaatggtCACTGTGTACTCCGCTTTATTTCGACATGCTGTCTAACACAAGTACCCACAAAGTGGCATTAGGAAAGAACCATAATGGAAAATCTATATGCTGACCATAACTACctgtattattattgattatatattgataatataatgtaatgtattgGAGAGGTAAACATCAGGAGAATTGGACAGGAATCTCCTTTAAAATCAATTATTATATGGAAATGACATGCATCATTTATTAGTAAAATTCATATTTcgcacattcacattttacataaattttcgtaattttcttttgactgtgtaaagctgctttgggacaatgttaaaaataaaaatttaattaaattaaaatgtttattttatttaacattttatttatttgtttatatatgtcAGAGTGATAACTGCAcatagaaatggaaaaaaaaaacattatggcatttaaaaatgaaCGAGTCATGTTATATTGCTGAGCCGATATCTGAGTGCACAGATTCACTGAAAAGTGCGGGAATTCCCATCACAagcatatgtatgtgtgtggctGCAAAGAGCTTGACGCAAGAGATTGCACCCCCACTCACTGATTAGGATCATGTGGCCCACTCCTCCTACTTCATGGAGGCTTAAAAACAAGAGTTGGGTACACACCCTTAACCAGGGGTGAGGAGCACTGCAGGTAGGAAACttgaacacatacacactaacatataccacacacacacacacactgacatataTTATAATGCTACATGTCTCTGGATTAGAATTAATATCGACTTCGGTTACCTGGTTCATATTTACACCTTTACAGCAAAGGCTTCTTGGTTTAAGCACATGGCTTATAGTATATAGCTCTTATAAGCTGGAACTTGAATGCCAACTTACAGTTAGTGCTTGGCTTTAGGATAAGACATCGGAgtatatttattactttaaataatttcacttcttcatcatttttttttcaatttgtacTGATTGGCCTTGACCAACTGTACAGGTGGTATTGATTCTAATTTCTGAttactgaacttttttttcagtaacatATCTCAATCCAGTTAATAGCCAGCTTGCTGACAGAGGAAACATTTCTGACTCAGTGGTCATGTTGAGTATCGTGATCTTCTGCTGGTTGAGTCTCAGCGCCCTCCGGGTGGCATCGGGTCTGGTCCGCACTAACCGTATGGAGGTTTCGCATCCCAGTCTGAGGAGGACAGATGCCTTGTTTTTCCCTGACATCAGTAAGTGACATACATTTCAATATGTTTtctacacaaaaaaattatgtgtaTACTTGTGCTTCTACGTAAGTAGTTATTGCTATTAATTCTTGTGACATAAGGAATTATCTTCAAGTCAATAtgaattcttttaaaaatctgcccATGTATCCCTTGGATCAAAGTGATGTAACAGCCTGAAGTGATACTTCAGATTGAAACTCATGATCGTTATTTTATAGCCGTGCAAGATTCAGGTCCTGCAGTGGACGCAGTACAACTTCGAATCGATTCAGTCGAGGAACAGCTGATGGTCGATCCTGTGTCCTATGATGAAGTAGGTTTGACTTTTACTTAGATATCAAATTATTTTCACTgcttaacaataaacagattaaagcTGTAGCATAAAATTAATGTTATTGTTAATGTATGCCAAACCGGTTCATCTTGCTAATTTTATAGTATGTttaggttttatttatatttatgcaaaTAGCCACAAATAATCTATAATATGTTTGTTCTGATGCTTTATATCAGCAAAGACTAGTCATGGTTAAAGTCCTGGCTTcatatttatctatatattgGTACTTAATAGCTCATAGTTACATAGTAAAAAGAGACTTGTGCCCCTCCCTCAAATAACACTCtcataaaaatcattttaaaccatatcttattattttaggcaAGAAAAAGAccctaaagatttttttacacatttctaaaaaaaaaaaaaaaaaaaaaagcatttttagtgtgtttgtgtgtgtgtgtgtgtgtgtgtgtgtgtgtgtgtgtgtgtgtgagagagagagagagagagagagagagagagtgtatgtgtgtgtttttagttaatAATGGCATAATGAATACTAAAAAGAAAGGAGCTTGTTGTTGTCATGTGGTAAGATGGGTTAAGAGTAATAACAAAGCTGTCTTACATAAACTGTAACTACAGAGCTATTCTATGTCTTTTGCCTttagctataataataataataataataattattattattattattatattcatcatcattatcataatCATTATCATCTTTTGGAAATTATGACCGTTAACTGGTATTTAATGcaggttttatttgtttaagcaGCTCATTAAAAGTCATTCTATAATTTGGGGTACATTCCTTGTCTATTAACGATAAGTATATTTActcttaattttctttaaaaacatcatatttttcCCATTAAGGTAAAGCATGTTATCATATCACACAAACATTATGTACATCCTGTGTTTTATTTAGCTTGAGAATTGTTGCCAGAGCGACCATTTCTACCACGGCCAGGTTTGCAATTGGCGGTTTCATTATTGTTTCAAAATAATGACTAAAAACCTTTAGATTTGAAAACTAAAcctaaaactaaaaaattttaaaagttaaaataagtaaataaataacaggtggcacagtggcttagttgttagcattgttgcctggcacctccagggtccaggttttcgactcccacctctgtgtgcatggagtttgcatgttttctctgtgcttggtaagtttccttcgggtactccagtttcctcccacagtccaaagacatgcagattaggctatttggcaCTTCCAAATTGCacgtagtgtatgaatgagtgtatgagtgtgtgtgccctgcgatgaattggctcAAGCCCTAAATTTCCTAGGATAGACTCCAGacctcctgcgaccctgtatacagaattgagcggtatagacaataagacaatggtgataaataaataagacttttttcatgtaaaaaaacatatatatatatatatatatatatatacgttttttacatgaaaaagtCTTATTGcgcctgtggaggcagtgtaCACCTGAGGTTGCTTAAGTTGAtaaggtctaggctcagcagtGTTATGTGGCAATATAATGAAGTCAGCCGACAACCTGAAAATACTAAATAAGCATGTTATCACATCAATTGAGTTTTCTTCCCTGGTGGCTAAAAGAATTTATTAATAACTTGAACCATAGTTtttcaaagggaaaaaaattaaaatagaataaattaagaaactaacttttgtttactttttttactttacttgcttggttttatttattactatagcaactgaatataaaattttgtaaattttgcAAAAGATGTgctgctttctgtttttatcTCATGGCTGCATCCCAAGCTACGTACAGTAATAGACATCAAGTTGTAAACCTGTCTAACTGCATCAGAGATGAgtttgtgcatacagtatgtgacactGATATACGTAGACATGACCCAGACCACTAACTCTAGCTAGCATGTCTGCTCAaagcaatgtactgtattttattgcaGAAAGTATTTAATTATTCAGTCTGTTCTTTCCATGAATGTATATCTTATTTGTTGCTTAATCTGTGTATTTTAAGTTCAAGTCTAGTTTTTctagttatacagtataaacattatctttttttaataattaattatttacgcAGGTTAAAATACATGTAAGGCGAGTCATACGACTTTTGATGTGTAATGAGGGTTTGGAAAACTGGTTGAAAAACTGACCTTTTAGTACCCGCAGGACACGGCGGATGCAGTACAGCTCCAGAGGAGGGGCACACGTTCACCAGGTCGCTGTATTCCACATCAACAGTCGTGTCTGGGCCACCAGCTGCCCTGCTGCGACTCGTGCGATACCTGCTACTGCCGCTTCTTTAAGGCCTTCTGTTACTGCCGCAGTATGGACCACTCCTGCAAACACAGGCGTGCCTAGCACTCAAAAGCCTGGCCCTGTAGGAGGTTGGGTTGAACATGATATGTGGCTGTGAATATAAAACCATGTGCCAATACACATTTGTTAAAATGCACTAGAATCTATGATGGTAGCGCTTTACATTAAAGTGCCCTAAACTATGGGAACATTGAACAAACCATTAActtgatgaaccagtgcctacATTATAACGATAATGTAATTAAgtgtccaaaaaaataataaattaattaccaATTAACTGGCAAATGTCTTGACAAACGATGCCAAATAGTGGATTTGAATATGTACATCTGGAACCCAAAGGTCAGGTGATTatccacatttaaaaaacacactctATGTTTAGTTACATTGGTTACTGTATTGTGTTAATTAGTTTATTTGTCAAACTTTCTTATAGATAATTAATGCAGTAGcttatgatttgtttgtgttaattaatgcagttaatattatatttaaaaaaaatgtaaaaaaaaaaaaaaaaaaactcacaggCATCAACTTAGAGATGCTCAGTGTGATAAATAGGCAATGACCGTGTATTGTTGTAATTGTTAATACGTGTACAAATATACATTAGaaaaattgtgtattttttacGTTATTGAATCGATAGCAAATCAGTATGTGGAATTGCattatattatttgtaattttagaTTATAAAACCATTTACCAATGATAATCGTGtgtcattaataaataataagcaaagCACAccggtttgtttttgttgatgttatttacatatataaattaaGTTTTTCTACCATGTCTCTAGACCCTTGAGATCGTTGATGAATTTAATGAGATCATGACAGTTTGACCTGCTTTGCTGTGAAATTGAAGTTGaatttaacattaattacagattatgaattcgtttgaAATAGTTGATGTTTCTGTCACAATTAATACTGCTTTATACTGGTCTGGATG harbors:
- the agrp gene encoding agouti-related protein isoform X2; amino-acid sequence: MLSIVIFCWLSLSALRVASGLVRTNRMEVSHPSLRRTDALFFPDITVQDSGPAVDAVQLRIDSVEEQLMVDPVSYDEDTADAVQLQRRGTRSPGRCIPHQQSCLGHQLPCCDSCDTCYCRFFKAFCYCRSMDHSCKHRRA
- the agrp gene encoding agouti-related protein isoform X1, with protein sequence MLSIVIFCWLSLSALRVASGLVRTNRMEVSHPSLRRTDALFFPDITVQDSGPAVDAVQLRIDSVEEQLMVDPVSYDEYPQDTADAVQLQRRGTRSPGRCIPHQQSCLGHQLPCCDSCDTCYCRFFKAFCYCRSMDHSCKHRRA